In one Pseudarthrobacter sp. NBSH8 genomic region, the following are encoded:
- a CDS encoding 1-phosphofructokinase family hexose kinase, with translation MSTPAGESAGNGRRIITVTPNPAVDLTYHVDGIIPGGSHRVDTPLSRAGGKGLNVARVAHQLGSTVLAIAPAGGAAGAAFAAELAASGVPHRLIPVRAETRRSIALVDDVSGHTSIFNESGLPLEPAEWQALAAVVVESLSGDDGHLAGVLVGSGSLPAGAPQDFYSALVKLAHDAGVPAIIDTSGPGIIAAARAGADLLKPNNHELTEAMGQQDLAGAALQLIGLGARRVLVSTGADGMMAFDAAEPDRYWHARLPEPLNGNPTGAGDAAVSAAAVALANGVTDTEQILRAATAWSAAAVLMPGAGEISPRYSELADQLIVSYKELP, from the coding sequence GTGAGCACCCCAGCCGGAGAGTCGGCCGGGAACGGCAGGCGCATCATCACCGTGACACCGAACCCGGCCGTGGATCTCACCTACCACGTCGACGGCATCATCCCCGGAGGCAGCCACCGGGTGGACACTCCATTGAGCCGGGCCGGCGGCAAAGGGTTGAACGTCGCCAGGGTGGCCCACCAGCTGGGCAGTACGGTCCTCGCCATCGCGCCCGCGGGCGGAGCAGCCGGTGCGGCCTTCGCCGCTGAGCTTGCAGCCAGTGGAGTACCTCACCGTCTCATCCCCGTTCGGGCGGAGACGCGCCGCAGCATCGCGCTCGTGGATGACGTCAGCGGCCATACGTCCATCTTCAATGAGTCCGGACTTCCTCTGGAACCCGCAGAGTGGCAGGCGCTGGCTGCCGTCGTCGTCGAAAGCCTCAGCGGCGACGACGGGCACCTGGCCGGGGTTCTGGTGGGTTCCGGCAGCCTGCCGGCGGGCGCGCCCCAGGATTTCTATTCGGCCCTTGTCAAGCTGGCCCATGACGCCGGCGTCCCGGCGATCATTGACACGTCCGGTCCCGGGATCATCGCTGCGGCGAGGGCCGGCGCGGACCTGCTGAAGCCCAACAACCACGAACTCACTGAGGCCATGGGGCAGCAGGACCTGGCCGGCGCGGCCCTCCAGCTCATAGGGCTCGGCGCGCGGAGGGTGCTGGTCAGTACCGGTGCCGACGGCATGATGGCATTCGATGCCGCTGAACCGGACCGCTACTGGCACGCCCGGCTGCCCGAACCCCTCAACGGCAACCCCACCGGCGCCGGCGACGCCGCAGTCTCAGCTGCCGCCGTCGCGCTTGCCAATGGCGTCACAGACACCGAACAGATCCTGCGGGCCGCCACGGCCTGGTCCGCTGCCGCGGTGCTGATGCCTGGCGCCGGAGAAATATCACCCCGGTATTCGGAACTTGCCGATCAGCTGATCGTCTCTTACAAGGAGCTGCCATGA
- a CDS encoding class II fructose-bisphosphate aldolase, with the protein MTLVNTRELMESAAERGVGQGAFNIVHLETAEGLVVGAEAAGLPVILQISENCAKFHGGLEPLALASLEIARQASVPVSLHLDHAESEELAREAVDLGFGSVMYDGAHLDYELNVAATRRVAEYAHSRGVYIEAELGKVGGKNGAHAPGVRTDPAEAAAFVLATGVDALAVAVGSSHAMTERSAALDFGLISRLRSGLDVPLVLHGSSGVSDETIVAAIGAGMTKINVSTHLNGFFTRAIREYLDANPSVVDSRKYLEAGRDALVPEVSRLLTLFAKAI; encoded by the coding sequence ATGACCCTGGTCAATACCCGCGAACTGATGGAAAGCGCCGCAGAACGCGGTGTGGGGCAAGGTGCCTTCAACATCGTCCACTTGGAAACCGCGGAGGGACTGGTGGTGGGTGCCGAGGCGGCCGGACTCCCGGTGATCCTGCAGATCTCCGAGAACTGCGCCAAATTCCACGGCGGGCTGGAGCCCCTGGCGCTCGCTTCGCTGGAAATTGCGAGGCAGGCCTCTGTCCCGGTTTCCCTGCATCTGGACCACGCAGAATCTGAAGAGCTGGCTCGTGAGGCGGTTGACCTGGGGTTCGGTTCGGTGATGTACGACGGTGCCCATCTGGACTATGAGCTGAATGTAGCGGCCACGAGGCGGGTGGCGGAATACGCCCACAGCAGGGGCGTCTACATCGAGGCTGAACTTGGCAAAGTAGGCGGAAAAAACGGGGCCCATGCCCCGGGGGTCAGGACAGATCCCGCTGAGGCGGCTGCCTTCGTGTTGGCCACGGGGGTGGACGCGCTGGCTGTCGCCGTGGGTTCGTCCCATGCCATGACGGAGCGGAGCGCTGCCCTGGACTTCGGACTTATTTCCCGGTTGCGGTCAGGGCTGGACGTGCCACTCGTGCTGCATGGTTCATCAGGGGTCTCCGATGAGACGATTGTGGCTGCCATTGGCGCCGGTATGACAAAGATCAATGTATCCACCCACCTGAACGGGTTCTTCACGCGCGCAATCCGGGAATACCTGGATGCGAACCCTTCCGTGGTGGATTCGCGGAAATACCTTGAGGCGGGCCGGGATGCCCTGGTGCCTGAGGTATCACGGTTGCTGACGCTGTTCGCGAAGGCCATTTAG